A section of the Rattus norvegicus strain BN/NHsdMcwi chromosome 15, GRCr8, whole genome shotgun sequence genome encodes:
- the Or4k6 gene encoding olfactory receptor Olr1609 isoform X1 — protein sequence MERLNHSRVPEFVLLGLTDSPELQIFFFVAFSIFYLMTMLGNCLILFTVLSTSNLHSPMFFLLSNLSLIDICLSSFATPKMIMDFFAHHKTISFEGCISQIFLLHLFTGTEIVLLISMSFDRYIAICKPLYYSTIMSQKVCVGLVVTSWMVGFLHTMSQLVFILYLPFCGPNVVDSFFCDLPLVIQLACIDTYVLGIFMVSTSGVIALISFLLLLTSYIVVLVTIRGHSSIGSSKALSTCTSHFIVVLMFFGPCIFIYMWPFTNFLLDKILSVFYTIFTPFLNPLIYTLRNQEVRTAIQRVRSWNSHTTV from the exons ATGGAGAGGCTTAACCATTCCAGAGTCCCAGAATTTGTGCTACTTGGACTTACTGATTCTCCTGAGCTTCAGATATTCTTCTTTGTGGCATTTTCCATTTTTTACTTAATGACAATGCTTGGGAATTGCTTAATTCTGTTCACTGTCCTGTCTACCTCAAATCTCCACTCCCCCATGTTCTTCCTTCTCAGCAACCTTTCTCTGATTGACATATGCCTCTCCTCCTTTGCAACCCCAAAGATGATCATGGACTTCTTTGCTCACCACAAAACTATTTCTTTTGAGGGGTGTATTTCTCAAATCTTTCTTTTGCATCTTTTCACTGGAACTGAAATTGTCCTGCTGATTTCCATGTCTTTTGACAGGTATATCGCCATATGTAAACCTCTCTACTACTCAACCATTATGAGCCAAAAAGTGTGTGTTGGACTTGTGGTTACTTCTTGGATGGTAGGCTTCCTACACACAATGAGTCAACTAGTTTTTATCCTCTATTTACCCTTCTGTGGTCCAAATGTAGTAGACAGCTTCTTCTGTGACCTTCCTTTGGTAATCCAACTGGCTTGTATAGATACATATGTTCTTGGTATCTTTATGGTCTCAACCAGTGGTGTTATTGCTCTTATAAGTTTTCTGCTCTTGCTCACCTCCTACATTGTGGTGCTTGTCACCATCAGGGGCCACTCCTCAATTGGGTCATCTAAGGCTCTTTCCACCTGCACATCCCACTTCATAGTTGTGCTCATGTTCTTTGGACCATGCATTTTCATTTACATGTGGCCTTTTACAAACTTTCTGTTGGATAAAATTCTCTCTGTTTTCTACACCATCTTCACTCCTTTTCTGAATCCACTTATCTACACCTTGAGAAATCAAGAAGTGAGAACAGCG ATCCAGAGAGTAAGATCAT ggaacagccatacaactgtatag
- the Or4k6 gene encoding olfactory receptor Olr1609: protein MERLNHSRVPEFVLLGLTDSPELQIFFFVAFSIFYLMTMLGNCLILFTVLSTSNLHSPMFFLLSNLSLIDICLSSFATPKMIMDFFAHHKTISFEGCISQIFLLHLFTGTEIVLLISMSFDRYIAICKPLYYSTIMSQKVCVGLVVTSWMVGFLHTMSQLVFILYLPFCGPNVVDSFFCDLPLVIQLACIDTYVLGIFMVSTSGVIALISFLLLLTSYIVVLVTIRGHSSIGSSKALSTCTSHFIVVLMFFGPCIFIYMWPFTNFLLDKILSVFYTIFTPFLNPLIYTLRNQEVRTAVKKKISNQYFSFGKINPHYTVKGLERSRE, encoded by the coding sequence ATGGAGAGGCTTAACCATTCCAGAGTCCCAGAATTTGTGCTACTTGGACTTACTGATTCTCCTGAGCTTCAGATATTCTTCTTTGTGGCATTTTCCATTTTTTACTTAATGACAATGCTTGGGAATTGCTTAATTCTGTTCACTGTCCTGTCTACCTCAAATCTCCACTCCCCCATGTTCTTCCTTCTCAGCAACCTTTCTCTGATTGACATATGCCTCTCCTCCTTTGCAACCCCAAAGATGATCATGGACTTCTTTGCTCACCACAAAACTATTTCTTTTGAGGGGTGTATTTCTCAAATCTTTCTTTTGCATCTTTTCACTGGAACTGAAATTGTCCTGCTGATTTCCATGTCTTTTGACAGGTATATCGCCATATGTAAACCTCTCTACTACTCAACCATTATGAGCCAAAAAGTGTGTGTTGGACTTGTGGTTACTTCTTGGATGGTAGGCTTCCTACACACAATGAGTCAACTAGTTTTTATCCTCTATTTACCCTTCTGTGGTCCAAATGTAGTAGACAGCTTCTTCTGTGACCTTCCTTTGGTAATCCAACTGGCTTGTATAGATACATATGTTCTTGGTATCTTTATGGTCTCAACCAGTGGTGTTATTGCTCTTATAAGTTTTCTGCTCTTGCTCACCTCCTACATTGTGGTGCTTGTCACCATCAGGGGCCACTCCTCAATTGGGTCATCTAAGGCTCTTTCCACCTGCACATCCCACTTCATAGTTGTGCTCATGTTCTTTGGACCATGCATTTTCATTTACATGTGGCCTTTTACAAACTTTCTGTTGGATAAAATTCTCTCTGTTTTCTACACCATCTTCACTCCTTTTCTGAATCCACTTATCTACACCTTGAGAAATCAAGAAGTGAGAACAGCGGTGAAGAAGAAAATAAGTAACCAGTATTTCTCTTTTGGGAAGATAAATCCACATTATACAGTGAAAGGACTGGAAAGATCCAGAGAGTAA